From the genome of Sphingobacterium sp. UGAL515B_05:
ACTTGGAATAAAATGGACGTGAAAAAATTTTATTTCAAAGGTAACGGTAACACAAAAAGAGAGAAAAGCCATCAATTCGTAAACGCGTACTTTAATGGCCTGATCAAATCCATTCTTGAAAAATCCACCAATATTGATAATTGGTAGTTCATTTATTCAGGCAACGTGCATGCAATTGATGGATAAAAAGAAACCTTGAATTAAATATTGATCATTATGGATCTTATCACAGTTGTCTGCGGAATTATATTCAAAGATGATCTTGTTCTGATCTGTCGACGGAAACCAGAAAAATCTTTAGGCGGTTATTGGGAATTTCCTGGAGGTAAGGTGGAGGAAGCAGAGACTCACGAGGATTCGTTAAAACGGGAATTAATGGAAGAACTTAATTTGGACGTGAATATTAAAAAGTACTTTTTTAATACAGTTCACCATTACGAAAAAATCACAATTGAATTGATCTCGTTCATTTGTGAGACCGAGAATATAGCTTCAGAGTCGACCGATCATGATCAACTCGAGTGGGTAAAGGTTATTGATCTATTAAACTGGAAGCTTGCTCCTGCTGATATTCCTATTGCAAAGGAATTGATGGAAGAATTTAATGATCCTTTTGACGGAGAAGAGTAAATCAAACATATCATCGAATCAATATGGCAGCTATAGATCATCCTGAAAACGAATTGCACCTTTATATAAATAGTAAGCCAGTTTATAAACGGAAGTTAGATACTTATGAATTTGAAATTTTCGATAGCGCAGCATACCGAGTAAAGGAAATTATTAGATGGAGTGGTCGTATATATTAAAACACTGGGGGGGTACCTTATTGCTTCCGGCAGCATTCCTCACTATATATGCAGGAATTGAGAGTAAGGATATTATAGATAATCTTTTTCTATTTCCTTATTTTTTGATCATCGCGGCTATCTATTCTCTACCGACTTTATTGGTCTATATTTTAGCATTCTATTTACTGAATCGTTATAAAGTTGATCTAAGATTGGCAAAGCTCATTTTGATTATAATAACTGTTGTTGGAATTTGCGTGACATCTTATCTAATATCGAAAACTATGAGCTTAGAATTCGTCATTACGTATTGCGTTTCCACCACTCTTTGCGGTGTATTTTTTAAATTTAAAAAGACATAATTCAAATTTTGGTTGGTACTGGACACGCTGCAATATTTAGAACATTTTTCGAAATGGATAAAAGTTTTGAGTTAGTAGACCTGACAAAAATTTTAAACTGAGATCAATAAATCAGGATCGGTCGTTTGAATAACATTTAAATAAAGTCTTATTGTATAAATAATTTAGTGATCCTATTTGTACTATCCTTAGTAACCATTTCTTTAACTTAGAAATGGCTACTAAGGTGCACGGCTAACTTAAGACAAAAAATATTGAATTTTATAGGAATCTAACGTGTTACTAAATTTTTCGCAGGCATACTGCCTACTCCAAAAGCACAGTTGAAAATAAAGGGCATTCGGATGAAAAGACAATTGAATTAAATTCCCGCTTCTTTATCAGTAAAAATCTGGACTCCTGCTTTCTTTTCAATTAACTGTAGTGGATATAGTTCAGGATTATATACACCATTAAGAACCTCATTCAAAGCGTTTTTCTTGGATTTACCAAATGTAACAATCAGAATATTTTCAGCTTTATTGATAATAGGTTCAGTCAAAGTAATTCTGAACATTTCCTGTGGCTTTAAATAGTAGGCGTCTACCCATTTTTCTTTTTCTTGTAAAATCTTTTCACCTGGAAAGAGAGAAGCTGTGTGGCCATCATCACCCATTCCTAAAAGGATGAAATCAAAAATACCGTCAGCTCCCAAAACATT
Proteins encoded in this window:
- a CDS encoding (deoxy)nucleoside triphosphate pyrophosphohydrolase; translation: MDLITVVCGIIFKDDLVLICRRKPEKSLGGYWEFPGGKVEEAETHEDSLKRELMEELNLDVNIKKYFFNTVHHYEKITIELISFICETENIASESTDHDQLEWVKVIDLLNWKLAPADIPIAKELMEEFNDPFDGEE